The following coding sequences lie in one Stigmatella aurantiaca genomic window:
- a CDS encoding aspartate kinase has translation MALIVQKYGGTSVGDTERIKNVAKRCIAAQKAGHDVVVVVSAMSGETNRLLKLVSQITDRPNEREQDVVVATGEQVSIGLVALAIQAQKRKAVSFLGHQVRITTDSTFSKARIKSIDAERIVDALKKKNIVVVAGFQGQDEQGNVTTLGRGGSDTTAVALAAALKADACEIYTDVDGVYTTDPNMVPAARKLERISYEEMLELASVGAKVLQIRSVEFAMKYKVPLWVKSSFTDDPGTLVCEEDAAMEDVLVSGIAYDKNEAKIAIRGVPDVPGVAAKIFGALDEQSIVVDLIVQNVSKDGRTDVTFTVGKADLTKAKDVVKKIAKAVKAEGVETDDQVSKVSIVGVGMRNHSGVAAKMFTVLAGAGVNVQMISTSEIKVSCVIHSNYTELAVRSLHTAFGLDKQEAAQESEVVSLKR, from the coding sequence TTGGCACTCATCGTCCAGAAGTATGGTGGTACCTCGGTTGGCGACACCGAGCGCATCAAGAATGTGGCGAAGCGTTGCATCGCCGCCCAGAAAGCCGGGCATGACGTGGTGGTAGTGGTCTCCGCGATGTCCGGAGAGACCAACCGGCTGCTCAAGCTCGTGTCGCAGATCACCGACCGGCCCAACGAGCGCGAGCAGGACGTGGTGGTGGCCACCGGGGAGCAGGTCTCCATCGGGCTGGTGGCGCTGGCCATCCAGGCTCAGAAGCGCAAGGCGGTGAGCTTCCTGGGGCACCAGGTGCGCATCACCACCGACAGCACCTTTTCCAAGGCCCGCATCAAGAGCATCGACGCGGAGCGCATCGTCGATGCGCTGAAGAAGAAGAACATCGTCGTGGTGGCGGGCTTCCAGGGCCAGGACGAGCAGGGCAACGTCACCACGCTGGGCCGGGGAGGCTCGGACACCACGGCGGTGGCGCTGGCGGCCGCGCTCAAAGCGGATGCCTGCGAGATTTACACGGACGTGGACGGCGTCTACACCACCGACCCCAACATGGTCCCCGCGGCGCGCAAGCTCGAGCGCATCTCCTACGAGGAGATGCTGGAGCTGGCCAGCGTGGGCGCCAAGGTGCTGCAGATCCGTTCGGTCGAGTTCGCGATGAAGTACAAGGTGCCGCTCTGGGTGAAGTCCTCGTTCACGGACGATCCCGGCACGCTGGTGTGTGAGGAGGACGCTGCGATGGAAGACGTGCTGGTCAGTGGGATCGCCTACGACAAGAACGAGGCGAAGATCGCCATCCGGGGCGTGCCGGACGTTCCGGGCGTGGCGGCGAAGATCTTCGGGGCGCTCGACGAGCAGAGCATCGTCGTGGACCTCATCGTCCAGAACGTCTCCAAGGATGGCCGCACGGACGTCACCTTCACCGTGGGCAAGGCGGACCTCACCAAGGCCAAGGACGTGGTGAAGAAGATCGCCAAGGCCGTGAAGGCCGAGGGCGTGGAGACCGATGACCAGGTCTCCAAGGTGTCCATCGTCGGCGTGGGCATGCGCAACCACTCGGGCGTGGCGGCGAAGATGTTCACGGTGCTCGCGGGCGCCGGCGTCAACGTGCAGATGATCTCCACCTCGGAGATCAAGGTCTCCTGCGTCATCCACTCGAACTACACGGAGCTGGCGGTGCGCTCGCTGCACACCGCGTTCGGCCTGGACAAGCAGGAGGCGGCGCAGGAGTCCGAGGTCGTCTCCCTCAAGAGGTGA
- the hutH gene encoding histidine ammonia-lyase, which produces MSRPRLLIDGDTLKLEEILQVAQHAVTVELAPEAAARVKASRALVDRVAAGDAPSYGINTGFGTLAEVRIDKKDLRELQRNLILSHAAGVGSPLPLPEARALLLLRCNVLAKGYSGIRPETLALALEMLNRGVVPVVPERGSVGASGDLAPLAHLALVFIGEGEAFYQGERLPAAQALERAGLEPVVLEAKEGLALVNGTQAMCAVGTLLQLRAEMLAELADLAGAMTLEGLLGSHKPFIPEIQDVRAHEGQKACAAHLRELLVDSALVESHVNCSKVQDPYSLRCMPQVHGAAREGLGFARRILEVEVNSATDNPLVFVETERIVSGGNFHGQPVSLALDVTAMALTQLSAISERRVEQLVNPSLSGLPPFLAKNSGLNSGFMIAQVTSAALVAESRVLSHPASVDSIPSSAGREDHVSMGMTAALKGRQVADFTRSCLAIELLVAAQALDYRQPTRAGKGPQAAYELIRSKVPTMEKDRELHRDISAVTALIDSGELLNAVRAATRRA; this is translated from the coding sequence ATGTCCCGCCCCCGCTTACTCATTGATGGAGACACCCTGAAGCTGGAGGAGATCCTCCAGGTGGCCCAACACGCCGTCACCGTGGAGCTGGCCCCCGAGGCCGCCGCGCGCGTGAAGGCCTCGCGCGCGCTGGTGGACCGGGTGGCCGCCGGCGATGCCCCCTCCTACGGCATCAACACCGGCTTCGGGACGCTGGCCGAGGTCCGCATCGACAAGAAGGACCTGCGCGAGCTGCAGCGCAACCTCATCCTCTCGCACGCCGCCGGGGTGGGCTCGCCCCTGCCCCTGCCCGAGGCCCGGGCCCTGCTGCTGCTGCGTTGCAACGTGCTGGCCAAGGGCTACTCCGGCATCCGGCCGGAGACGCTGGCGCTGGCGCTGGAGATGCTCAACCGCGGCGTGGTGCCCGTGGTGCCCGAGCGCGGCAGCGTGGGCGCCTCGGGGGACCTGGCCCCGCTGGCGCACCTGGCGCTGGTCTTCATCGGCGAGGGCGAGGCGTTCTACCAGGGCGAGCGGCTGCCGGCCGCCCAGGCCCTGGAGCGCGCGGGGCTCGAGCCGGTGGTGCTGGAGGCCAAGGAGGGGCTGGCGCTCGTCAACGGCACCCAGGCCATGTGCGCGGTGGGCACCCTGCTCCAGCTGCGCGCCGAGATGCTGGCGGAGCTGGCGGACCTCGCCGGGGCGATGACCCTGGAGGGCCTGCTGGGCAGCCACAAGCCCTTCATCCCGGAAATCCAGGATGTGCGCGCCCACGAGGGCCAGAAGGCCTGCGCGGCCCACCTGCGCGAGCTGCTGGTGGACAGCGCGCTGGTGGAGAGCCACGTGAACTGCAGCAAGGTGCAGGACCCCTACAGCCTGCGCTGCATGCCCCAGGTCCACGGCGCGGCGCGCGAGGGGCTGGGGTTCGCCCGGCGCATCCTGGAGGTGGAGGTCAACAGCGCCACGGACAACCCGCTGGTGTTCGTGGAGACGGAGCGCATCGTCTCGGGCGGCAACTTCCACGGCCAGCCGGTGTCGCTGGCGCTGGATGTGACGGCCATGGCGCTCACGCAGCTGTCGGCCATCAGCGAGCGCCGCGTGGAGCAGCTCGTCAACCCGTCGCTGTCCGGGCTGCCGCCGTTCCTGGCGAAGAACTCGGGGCTCAACTCGGGCTTCATGATCGCCCAGGTGACGAGCGCCGCGCTGGTGGCCGAGTCCCGCGTGCTCAGCCACCCCGCCTCGGTGGACTCCATCCCCTCCTCCGCGGGGCGCGAGGACCACGTCTCCATGGGCATGACGGCGGCGCTCAAGGGCCGGCAGGTGGCGGACTTCACCCGCTCGTGCCTCGCCATCGAGCTGCTGGTGGCCGCGCAGGCGCTGGACTACCGCCAGCCCACGCGGGCCGGCAAGGGCCCCCAGGCGGCCTACGAGCTCATCCGGAGCAAGGTCCCCACCATGGAGAAGGACCGGGAGCTGCACCGGGACATCTCCGCCGTGACCGCGCTCATCGACTCGGGTGAGCTGTTGAACGCTGTGCGGGCCGCGACCCGCCGCGCCTGA